One part of the Oncorhynchus kisutch isolate 150728-3 linkage group LG22, Okis_V2, whole genome shotgun sequence genome encodes these proteins:
- the lingo1a gene encoding leucine-rich repeat and immunoglobulin-like domain-containing nogo receptor-interacting protein 1 — protein sequence MGAREASGHSYLVACWQPILILMLGTVLSGSTTGCPSRCECNAQERSVICHRKKLMSVPEGIPTETRLLDLSKNRIKTINMDEFATYPNLEELELNENTISAIEPGAFNNLYGLRTLGLRSNKLKLIQLGVFTGLSNLTQLDISENKIVILLDYMFQDLYNLRSMEVGDNDLVFISHRAFHGLSSLEQLTLEKCNLTSVPTEAFTHLHSLIFLRLRHLNIYVIKDYSFKRLYRLKVLEIANWPYLDTMTSNCLYGLNLTSLTITNGNLTSIPYVALRHLVYLRFLNLSYNPIHTIEGNKLHDLLRLQEFHLVGGRLAMIEPYSFRGLNYLKIFNVSGNALSTLEESAFHSVGNLETLALYDNPLACDCRLLWVFRRRWRLNFNRQQPTCASPEFVQGKEFKDFPDVLQPNYFTCRKSRIRDRKAQQKFVDEGTTVHFVCQADGDPAPVIMWLSPQKQFITTKTIGRLTVFPDGTLEVRYAQIQDNGTYVCIASNAGGNDTSLAHLHVHSYSPDWPHQPNKTFAFISNQPNENGGNGTRTNVPFPFDIKTLIIATTMGFISFLGVVLFCLVLLFLWSRGKGATKHNIEIEYVPRKSDAGMSSSNADAPRKFNMKMI from the coding sequence ATGGGGGCCAGGGAAGCGAGTGGGCACAGCTACCTGGTGGCTTGCTGGCAGCCCATTCTGATTCTGATGCTGGGCACCGTACTGTCCGGTTCCACCACAGGTTGCCCGTCCCGCTGCGAGTGCAATGCCCAGGAGCGCTCAGTCATATGCCACCGCAAGAAGCTTATGTCCGTCCCTGAGGGCATCCCCACAGAAACGCGGTTGCTGGACCTCAGCAAGAACCGCATCAAGACCATCAACATGGATGAGTTCGCAACCTACCCCAACCTGGAGGAGCTGGAGCTCAACGAAAACACCATCTCCGCTATTGAGCCCGGCGCCTTCAACAACCTGTACGGTCTCCGGACATTGGGGCTGCGCAGCAACAAGCTCAAACTCATCCAGCTGGGTGTGTTCACGGGCCTCAGCAACCTCACCCAGTTGGACATCAGTGAGAACAAGATAGTCATCCTGCTGGACTATATGTTCCAAGACCTGTACAACCTGCGCTCCATGGAGGTGGGCGACAATGACTTGGTATTCATCTCCCACCGGGCCTTCCATGGTCTCAGCAGCCTGGAGCAGCTGACTTTGGAGAAGTGCAACCTGACCTCGGTGCCCACCGAGGCCTTCACCCACCTTCACAGTTTGATCTTTCTCAGGCTGCGCCACCTCAACATCTATGTTATTAAGGATTACTCCTTCAAAAGACTGTACCGGCTGAAAGTGCTGGAGATTGCCAACTGGCCCTACCTGGACACCATGACCTCCAATTGCCTCTATGGACTGAACCTCACCTCGCTGACCATCACCAATGGCAACCTGACCTCCATCCCATACGTGGCTCTCCGGCACTTGGTCTACCTACGGTTTCTGAATCTGTCCTATAACCCCATCCACACCATTGAGGGGAATAAGCTCCATGACCTTCTGAGGCTCCAGGAGTTTCACCTGGTTGGGGGCAGGCTGGCTATGATCGAGCCCTACTCGTTCCGGGGCCTAAACTATCTGAAGATCTTCAATGTGTCTGGCAATGCCTTGAGCACCTTGGAGGAGTCTGCGTTCCACTCGGTAGGGAACCTGGAGACTCTGGCGCTTTACGATAACCCCTTGGCATGTGACTGCCGGCTGCTGTGGGTGTTCCGGAGACGCTGGAGGCTCAACTTCAACCGGCAGCAACCCACCTGCGCTTCACCTGAGTTCGTACAGGGAAAAGAGTTTAAAGATTTCCCGGACGTCCTGCAGCCCAACTACTTCACGTGTCGCAAGTCCAGGATCAGGGACCGCAAGGCGCAGCAGAAATTTGTGGACGAGGGAACTACTGTTCATTTTGTATGCCAGGCGGACGGTGATCCCGCCCCAGTCATCATGTGGCTCTCACCCCAGAAGCAGTTCATCACGACCAAAACCATCGGACGGCTCACAGTATTCCCAGATGGCACCCTTGAGGTGCGCTACGCGCAGATTCAGGATAATGGAACGTATGTGTGTATAGCCAGCAACGCCGGTGGCAATGACACATCTCTCGCCCACCTGCACGTCCATAGCTACTCTCCAGACTGGCCTCACCAACCCAACAAGACCTTTGCATTCATCTCCAACCAGCCCAATGAGAATGGTGGCAATGGGACGCGAACCAACGTCCCGTTCCCCTTCGACATCAAGACCTTAATCATCGCCACTACTATGGGTTTCATATCTTTCCTTGGTGTCGTCCTGTTTTGTCTGGTGCTACTCTTTCTGTGGAGTAGAGGTAAAGGGGCCACAAAGCACAACATAGAGATTGAGTATGTGCCACGCAAGTCAGACGCTGGGATGAGCAGCAGCAACGCAGACGCCCCTCGCAAGTTTAACATGAAAATGATTTAA